The Trichosurus vulpecula isolate mTriVul1 chromosome 4, mTriVul1.pri, whole genome shotgun sequence genome contains a region encoding:
- the SLC25A39 gene encoding solute carrier family 25 member 39, which produces MAEKAPGGISPLQQMVASGTGALVTSIFMTPLDVVKVRLQSQRPSPTSGLAQSQGSWSIPYTKWKCMLYCNGILEPLYLCQNGSRCTVWYQHPTYFTGTMDAFVKITRHEGARTLWSGLPATLVMTVPATAIYFTTYDQLKGFLCSRAVTSDLYAPMVAGAMARLGTVTVISPLELVRTKLQAQHLSYRELGACVRAAVSQGGWRSLWLGWGATALRDVPFSALYWFNYELVKTWLCKMAAKDRTSVSISFVAGAFSGTVAAVLTLPFDVVKTQRQMELGSVGALRVTSPRSPSTWLLLRRIQAESGARGLFAGFLPRIIKAAPSCAIMISTYEFSKNFFQRLNLEKRPRGP; this is translated from the exons ATGGCAGAGAAGGCACCTGGGGGCATCAGCCCCCTGCAGCAGATGGTGGCGTCGGGCACAGGGGCCCTCGTTACCTCCATTTTCA TGACCCCGCTGGATGTGGTGAAGGTCCGACTGCAGTCCCAGCGCCCTTCTCCCACCAGTG GGCTGGCGCAGTCCCAGGGATCCTGGAGCATCCCCTATACTAAAT ggaaGTGTATGCTCTACTGCAATGGCATTCTCGAGCCCCTGTATCTATGTCAGAATGGTTCTCGTTGTACCGTCTGGTACCAGCATCCCACCTACTTCACAGGCACCATG GATGCCTTTGTGAAGATTACTCGGCACGAGGGTGCTAGGACTCTGTGGAGTGGCCTCCCTGCAACTTT GGTGATGACAGTGCCTGCCACCGCCATTTATTTTACCACCTATGACCAGCTCAAGGGTTTCTTATGTAGCCGAGCTGTGACTTCTGACCTCTATGCACCCATGGTGGCAGGAGCTATGGCCCGAC TGGGCACTGTGACTGTGATCAGCCCCCTGGAGCTGGTGAGAACAAAGCTTCAGGCCCAGCATCTGTCCTACCGTGAACTTGGGGCCTGTGTCAGGGCAGCCGTGTCCCAGGGTGGCTGGCGCTCTCTGTGGCTTGGCTGGGGTGCCACTGCACTGAGGGATGTGCCTTTTTCAG CCCTGTACTGGTTTAACTATGAGTTAGTGAAGACATGGCTATGTAAGATGGCAGCCAAGGACCGGACTTCAGTCAGTATCAGCTTTGTGGCTGGAGCTTTCTCAGGAACA gTGGCTGCTGTACTCACACTGCCTTTTGACGTGGTGAAAACTCAGCGTCAGATGGAGTTGGGAAGTGTGGGAGCCTTGAgag TGACATCCCCACGTTCCCCTTCCACCTGGCTGCTGCTCCGACGAATTCAAGCTGAGTCTGGGGCCAGAGGACTCTTTGCAG GCTTCCTCCCACGGATCATCAAAGCAGCCCCCTCCTGTGCCATCATGATCAGCACCTACGAATTTAGCAAAAATTTTTTCCAGAGACTGAACCTAGAAAAACGCCCTCGGGGTCCCTga